A DNA window from Phoenix dactylifera cultivar Barhee BC4 chromosome 13, palm_55x_up_171113_PBpolish2nd_filt_p, whole genome shotgun sequence contains the following coding sequences:
- the LOC103714673 gene encoding uncharacterized protein LOC103714673, translating to MSTSHTILSWTLLPPIPPLQQPNQLSYRFRRVVPVNRCTSDSKEAAIGNGDTDLRVGSPIIVVEAPPMLKTASPIPTLRANSGLVKAGDVGRIVARKPKDVWAVRLAIGTYLIDGKHFKPLDIQE from the exons ATGTCTACTTCTCACACCATTCTATCATGGACACTCCTACCACCAATTCCTCCATTGCAGCAGCCCAACCAATTAAGCTACCGATTCAGAAGGGTTGTTCCGGTCAATCGTTGCACATCAGACTCCAAAGAAGCTGCAATCGGCAACGGCGATACCGATCTAAGAGTAGGGTCGCCGATCATCGTCGTGGAGGCTCCGCCGATGTTGAAGACCGCCAGCCCGATACCTACGTTGAGAGCCAACTCCGGATTAGTCAAGGCAGGTGATGTGGGAAG AATTGTAGCAAGGAAGCCTAAAGATGTATGGGCAGTTCGCTTAGCAATTGGTACCTATCTTATAGATGGCAAGCATTTCAAACCCTTGGACATCCAAGAATGA